The proteins below come from a single Leptospiraceae bacterium genomic window:
- the trpB gene encoding tryptophan synthase subunit beta, translating to MKDKNFGEEQGYFGDFGGRYAPEILTDALVQLEKVYLKLRNNPKFLKELQYYNQNYVGRPSLLTFAERLTKSWGGARIWLKREDLNHTGAHKINNTVGQALLTRAMGKKRIIAETGAGQHGLATATVGALFDMETVIYMGAEDVRRQELNVYKIKLLGAKVVPVTSGTATLKDATSEAMREWALSVANTHYIVGSAIGPHPFPTIVRDFQSIIGKETKEQFKKRNKKLPDAVIACVGGGSNAIGMFYGFLKDKKVKLYGVEAGGLGNKPGEHSATITFGRPGFLHGTKTLIIQDAGGQIVPAHSVSAGLDYPGVGPEHAYLASIKRVEYVSVSDKEALASFIEVSRMEGIIPALETAHAFSAAKKLAKEMGKKKDLVICLSGRGDKDTMEVSRLLGDK from the coding sequence ATGAAAGATAAAAATTTTGGGGAAGAGCAAGGTTATTTTGGGGATTTCGGGGGACGTTATGCGCCGGAGATATTAACGGATGCACTCGTTCAATTGGAAAAAGTATATTTAAAACTTAGAAACAATCCTAAATTTTTAAAAGAGCTTCAATACTACAATCAAAATTATGTTGGAAGACCTTCTCTACTAACGTTTGCAGAAAGATTAACCAAGTCTTGGGGTGGTGCTAGAATTTGGCTCAAGCGAGAAGACTTAAATCATACAGGTGCGCATAAGATTAATAATACGGTAGGTCAGGCACTCCTAACCCGTGCTATGGGAAAGAAAAGAATCATAGCAGAAACGGGTGCGGGGCAACATGGATTAGCCACTGCAACTGTTGGAGCACTCTTTGATATGGAAACTGTTATTTATATGGGGGCAGAAGACGTTAGACGACAGGAATTAAACGTTTATAAAATAAAACTCTTAGGTGCCAAGGTAGTTCCTGTAACGTCTGGGACTGCAACGCTTAAAGATGCAACGAGTGAAGCAATGCGGGAATGGGCACTGAGTGTGGCAAATACGCATTATATTGTAGGATCAGCCATTGGTCCTCATCCGTTTCCAACTATAGTAAGAGATTTTCAATCTATCATTGGAAAAGAAACCAAAGAGCAATTCAAAAAGAGAAATAAAAAGCTTCCTGATGCTGTCATTGCCTGTGTTGGTGGTGGTTCGAATGCAATTGGTATGTTTTACGGATTTTTGAAAGACAAGAAAGTAAAACTCTATGGCGTCGAAGCAGGTGGACTTGGAAATAAACCAGGAGAGCATTCTGCGACGATTACATTTGGTAGACCTGGATTTTTACATGGAACTAAGACATTAATCATTCAAGATGCGGGTGGACAAATTGTTCCGGCACATTCCGTATCCGCAGGTCTTGATTATCCAGGTGTCGGTCCTGAACACGCCTATCTTGCTTCCATAAAACGCGTTGAGTATGTAAGTGTGAGCGACAAAGAAGCGTTAGCCTCCTTTATTGAAGTTTCTAGGATGGAAGGAATAATTCCTGCCTTAGAGACTGCTCATGCGTTTTCTGCTGCCAAGAAATTAGCGAAAGAGATGGGAAAGAAAAAAGATTTAGTTATTTGTCTTTCAGGAAGAGGGGACAAGGATACAATGGAAGTTAGCCGCTTATTAGGAGATAAATAA
- a CDS encoding cyclic nucleotide-binding domain-containing protein yields the protein MLKKENPKYSLPNYPYYTDDSTFVLQKGDIIFVEDEPEDDYFYIVLQGSVKISKLVDGHEFILGILGKGEIFGEMAILNQRSRNATAIAFEDCVIQRLTANTILEKVDETILVKIFHVVSRRLWYAFHRVYMLKVSDPNVKLYIQLQMLIADEMAKADADKTKDKFIFRFSLQELLRMVDIMDINSDRINEFLSDQNFSFSNGLIVVKDRFVLDDKVDIVKKRHSRLLKEIII from the coding sequence ATGTTGAAGAAAGAAAATCCCAAATACTCCTTACCGAATTATCCATATTATACTGATGACTCTACTTTTGTATTACAAAAAGGCGATATTATTTTTGTAGAAGATGAGCCTGAGGACGATTACTTTTATATTGTTCTTCAGGGGTCTGTTAAAATTAGTAAATTAGTAGATGGGCATGAATTTATTCTTGGAATTCTTGGCAAAGGAGAAATCTTTGGAGAGATGGCAATTCTAAACCAAAGATCTAGAAATGCAACCGCAATAGCATTTGAAGATTGCGTTATACAAAGATTAACCGCCAATACAATTTTGGAAAAGGTAGACGAAACAATACTCGTTAAGATATTTCATGTTGTATCGCGAAGACTTTGGTATGCGTTTCATAGAGTTTATATGTTAAAAGTAAGCGATCCGAATGTAAAACTTTATATTCAATTGCAGATGCTTATCGCAGATGAAATGGCAAAAGCAGACGCTGACAAAACTAAAGATAAATTTATTTTCCGTTTTTCCTTACAGGAATTACTTCGAATGGTAGACATCATGGATATCAATTCGGATAGAATCAATGAGTTCCTATCCGATCAAAATTTTTCCTTTTCGAATGGACTGATAGTCGTAAAAGATAGATTCGTTTTAGATGATAAGGTAGATATTGTTAAAAAAAGACATTCAAGACTATTAAAAGAAATCATCATCTGA
- a CDS encoding proline--tRNA ligase, with the protein MLLVIFGAVMMLGISIFIHELGHLLCGMLVGVKARIFSLGYGRGIWKKRIGETTYQITGIPIGGYVMFKGDQYGKRLKGTSGELLSTPPLKRMIPVLGGPLFNLFLGFGIFFIIALLGEDNSWGNKIFIDKANRDYSAAYKAGLRTGDRIVSINGKSIDSFEDIFSHVGLSGGEEIEVAYERKNETKSVKITPDVFSAGGRPTLMVEPFGERHIVVTFKYTEQIGYWFKKTFDSGGKAEEYYTKNFPKEAVIELENKKSEKDLHSKLASRAIAYLKDGDMILDVEGKPVATIGELQTVLGNYQNQTVNIHLLRKTIPLISPWSTEDKTVQVPVRGSDILELFSIADSRNPSFAIPNLAIAAHDPKISRKLLNIRINGEKFKNFEEMKKYLASLSSNEIRFEAGELVYTAKFKLKPIGLLGFMADMKFEPERVSKKNSVVEAFMISADKVYRAVATSVKAIGMLFRGLISVKDNLSGPVGIVHSAGMSLEFGWLFYLNFVANISIALMFMNLLPIPVADGGHLVLYLYEAIAGKPLPPRAIEMIFKVGFIFLLILGVYVTFNYHFLPMGLRVLKKIEAIVRDEMDKSGALEFELPILTPADIWEQSGRWEKMGKEMFRINDRHDVPHCLGPTHEESFTSLLKPILKSYKDLPKNVYQIHTKFRDEIRPRFGVIRSREFIMKDAYSFHVDDSSLDETYQLMRKTYRQIFNRCGLSTIPVQADSGAMGGSGSEEFMVISPIGEDTLAINLESGYAGNVEKTPVQWNHSTDKKDYPTMEKVPTPNTKAIEDVAKLLNIEAKNTIKAVLLKADEKFDVLVFIRGDREVNPVKVNNQFASSEVRPLSNPECEKLGIVVGFTGPVLEEAVASKLKILYDKSIDPNEAYVVGANELDVHTRNFVLSRDLKKEVNQKDFCMVEAGDPCPVSGKPLALEKGIEVGHIFKLGTKYTKAFDIKVSDKSGKMVLLAMGCYGIGLNRTMATIIEQANDEKGIIWPISVAPFEVSMVSISKTEEEMKKVEEIYNHLKANGIEVFWDDRDLGPGFKFKDSEIVGFPIRLTLGKNYFEKNEFSLLNRKTGVEQNISFESKEKLLGEVEKLRQELYNALV; encoded by the coding sequence TTGCTATTAGTTATATTTGGTGCTGTAATGATGCTTGGCATCTCGATTTTTATTCATGAGTTAGGTCATTTACTTTGCGGGATGTTAGTGGGAGTGAAAGCACGAATTTTCTCTCTTGGCTATGGTAGAGGTATTTGGAAAAAAAGAATTGGAGAGACTACCTATCAAATTACTGGAATTCCCATTGGCGGCTACGTCATGTTTAAGGGAGACCAATATGGAAAGAGATTAAAAGGAACTAGCGGCGAATTGCTATCAACCCCTCCACTCAAACGAATGATTCCTGTTCTTGGAGGACCACTCTTTAATCTATTTTTAGGATTCGGAATTTTCTTTATCATTGCTCTTCTAGGCGAAGACAATTCCTGGGGAAATAAGATATTCATTGATAAGGCTAATCGAGATTATTCGGCAGCGTATAAAGCAGGTCTACGAACAGGGGATCGAATTGTTTCTATTAATGGCAAATCCATTGATTCCTTTGAAGATATTTTTTCTCATGTAGGTCTTTCGGGCGGAGAAGAAATTGAAGTAGCGTATGAGCGAAAGAATGAGACTAAGTCTGTCAAAATAACTCCCGACGTTTTTTCTGCCGGCGGTAGACCTACACTCATGGTTGAACCGTTTGGAGAGAGGCATATAGTTGTTACCTTTAAATACACAGAGCAGATTGGTTACTGGTTTAAAAAAACATTTGATAGTGGTGGAAAAGCAGAAGAATATTACACAAAGAATTTCCCGAAAGAAGCTGTCATTGAATTAGAAAACAAAAAGTCCGAAAAAGATTTACATTCAAAGCTTGCCTCTCGAGCAATCGCTTATCTAAAAGATGGAGATATGATTTTAGATGTAGAAGGAAAGCCAGTTGCTACAATTGGAGAATTGCAAACTGTTCTTGGTAATTATCAAAATCAAACGGTAAATATCCATTTGCTTCGAAAAACAATTCCACTTATTTCTCCCTGGTCAACCGAAGACAAAACAGTTCAGGTTCCAGTTAGAGGCTCTGATATTTTGGAATTATTCTCTATTGCAGACTCTAGGAATCCTTCTTTTGCAATACCGAATTTGGCGATTGCAGCACATGATCCAAAGATTTCGCGCAAACTCCTAAATATCCGCATTAATGGAGAGAAGTTTAAAAACTTTGAAGAGATGAAAAAATATCTAGCGAGCCTTTCTTCGAATGAAATTCGTTTCGAAGCAGGCGAACTTGTCTATACTGCAAAATTTAAGTTAAAGCCAATTGGACTTTTAGGTTTTATGGCTGACATGAAATTTGAGCCGGAAAGAGTTAGTAAGAAAAATTCCGTTGTAGAAGCATTCATGATTTCTGCTGACAAAGTTTACCGTGCCGTAGCCACATCAGTAAAGGCAATCGGTATGCTATTTCGTGGATTAATTTCTGTAAAAGATAATCTTTCGGGACCTGTAGGAATAGTTCACTCAGCGGGAATGAGCCTTGAATTTGGATGGCTATTTTATTTGAACTTTGTTGCCAATATTTCTATCGCACTCATGTTCATGAATCTATTGCCAATTCCTGTAGCAGATGGAGGACATCTTGTTCTTTATCTTTATGAGGCTATTGCTGGTAAACCACTACCGCCAAGAGCCATTGAAATGATTTTTAAAGTCGGATTTATATTTTTATTAATACTGGGAGTTTATGTAACGTTCAATTATCATTTTCTGCCAATGGGTCTAAGAGTTTTAAAGAAGATAGAAGCAATCGTGCGTGACGAAATGGATAAATCAGGAGCACTTGAATTCGAATTACCAATCTTAACTCCTGCTGATATTTGGGAACAAAGTGGAAGATGGGAAAAAATGGGAAAGGAAATGTTTCGAATAAACGACCGTCATGATGTTCCGCATTGTCTCGGTCCTACTCATGAAGAATCGTTTACTTCTTTGTTAAAGCCAATTCTTAAGTCATACAAGGATTTGCCGAAGAACGTGTATCAAATTCATACAAAATTTAGAGATGAAATTCGTCCGCGATTTGGCGTTATCCGCTCGCGCGAATTCATTATGAAAGATGCCTATTCTTTCCATGTAGATGACAGTTCTCTTGATGAAACCTATCAGCTCATGCGTAAAACTTATCGTCAAATATTTAACCGCTGTGGTCTAAGCACAATCCCTGTGCAAGCCGATTCTGGTGCAATGGGTGGAAGTGGATCCGAAGAGTTCATGGTGATTTCTCCAATCGGAGAGGACACACTTGCAATTAATCTGGAAAGCGGATACGCGGGTAACGTAGAGAAGACTCCCGTGCAATGGAATCATTCAACGGATAAGAAAGATTATCCAACGATGGAAAAAGTTCCAACTCCCAACACAAAAGCAATTGAAGATGTAGCAAAACTTCTAAATATAGAAGCAAAGAATACAATCAAAGCAGTGCTTTTAAAAGCGGATGAGAAATTTGATGTTCTTGTTTTTATTCGCGGGGATAGAGAAGTGAATCCTGTTAAGGTTAATAACCAGTTTGCGTCGTCTGAGGTTCGTCCTCTTTCCAATCCTGAATGCGAGAAATTGGGAATTGTAGTTGGATTTACAGGACCTGTTTTGGAAGAAGCAGTAGCCTCCAAATTAAAAATCCTATATGATAAAAGCATTGATCCAAACGAAGCCTATGTTGTAGGGGCAAATGAGCTAGATGTGCATACTCGTAATTTTGTGCTTTCTCGTGATTTAAAAAAAGAAGTAAATCAGAAAGATTTTTGCATGGTGGAAGCAGGGGATCCCTGTCCTGTTTCTGGCAAGCCTTTAGCTCTCGAAAAGGGAATTGAAGTGGGTCATATTTTTAAATTAGGAACAAAGTATACGAAAGCGTTTGATATAAAAGTTTCTGATAAGTCCGGCAAAATGGTATTACTCGCAATGGGTTGTTATGGAATTGGACTCAATCGAACGATGGCTACAATTATCGAGCAAGCAAATGATGAAAAAGGAATTATCTGGCCAATATCAGTTGCTCCGTTTGAAGTTTCTATGGTTAGTATTTCAAAAACAGAAGAAGAAATGAAAAAGGTTGAAGAAATTTACAATCATTTGAAAGCAAATGGAATTGAAGTATTCTGGGATGATAGAGATTTAGGTCCTGGTTTTAAATTCAAAGATTCGGAGATTGTAGGTTTTCCAATTCGCCTAACGCTTGGAAAAAACTATTTCGAAAAAAATGAATTTTCTCTACTCAATCGTAAAACAGGGGTAGAACAAAATATATCGTTCGAATCGAAAGAGAAATTACTTGGCGAAGTAGAAAAGTTGAGACAGGAATTGTATAACGCATTAGTGTGA
- a CDS encoding cyclic nucleotide-binding domain-containing protein, which produces MSSKAIVQYTKGAMISMAHTPNPGFVHILKSGEINIESIFKFASKNLNRYLPGDTFGYVSAITGNPHSSTLIAATDCIVIRLSLESFFEYLKNNQEVFLKIISYNADKLRAFIDHIHPDKKDKTDNQDYPEKLIQNARIYITHEQNKLACFSLKKYLEGILKKKKIPIRL; this is translated from the coding sequence ATGTCAAGTAAAGCCATTGTTCAATACACCAAAGGTGCCATGATTTCAATGGCGCATACTCCTAATCCCGGATTTGTTCATATACTCAAATCAGGGGAAATTAATATTGAATCCATTTTTAAATTTGCCTCTAAGAATTTGAATCGGTATTTACCAGGTGATACATTTGGATATGTATCCGCCATAACAGGAAATCCACATAGTAGCACACTCATAGCAGCGACAGATTGCATTGTAATTCGACTTTCTTTAGAAAGCTTCTTTGAGTATTTAAAAAATAACCAGGAAGTATTTTTAAAAATAATTTCTTACAACGCAGATAAACTTCGCGCCTTCATTGACCATATTCATCCTGACAAAAAAGATAAAACGGATAATCAGGATTACCCTGAAAAATTAATCCAGAATGCAAGAATTTATATTACACACGAACAAAACAAACTAGCTTGCTTTTCTCTTAAGAAATACTTAGAAGGAATTTTGAAAAAGAAAAAGATCCCGATAAGGTTGTAG
- a CDS encoding adenylate/guanylate cyclase domain-containing protein, with product MSEKQSKLSIIDIISLTTFSIGALAVSMSAFLPPNILSAQMSILGVILLLGSFYYVYKFIEKISKEKQVIGSILIAVGLALTIFTAKNILKLMQTAEESSIAWRFYLLKGSPGKGALSSDKGYIEKVNEIEGARKDIRIIGIKTETLEKLQGNWPIDWKKYAELVNAFKGTSNMLLFDIFFVDYKPVQKDAMEAALKGTNNVMFDYSIESTAESRSSVINLDSRIEKLRRFKLKHVKDEDDQGVSWLSFAVPPIEQVTENSAGVGFANIRKEESSSNRHMPLVAKVYNHGPNNETEYYPSIDLIATARFLGVDVVEDTEVVMGKYVKIKNIPKKMIKDKNGEHDIMTIPNPEREIVIPIDIYGQMEINFVGSLFCFRDDDLYDVAEWGKEYATQYSDTIFLVAMYYATGRGASKDTHLSPYGEMSGIEHHAHAINTILNQSFMADSPEGVNLFIFLIVAIIIGFIQPKVKTWFAFIFIFLFVIGYTAISLGLFSKFNLIIPLPSIVIEQLMVFVAIIGFKILTEEANVKYIRNTFSKFVSKDVVDELLRHPEKIALGGAKREITIFFSDIRGFTTLSEALSPEELVKLLNEYLSTMTEIIIECKGTIDKYMGDAIMAFWGAPVDLEDHAYYACVASLIQMDKLAQLQASWKQRNLPSIDIGIGLNTGSAVVGNMGSSQRMDYTCMGDTINLGSRLEGSNKTYGTNIIISEYTFERVKDRVYARELDLVQVKGKTHPVRIYELIGLIDDEDIKKVTKPLVIS from the coding sequence ATGAGTGAAAAACAAAGTAAGCTGTCAATCATAGATATCATATCTTTGACTACTTTTTCTATTGGAGCCCTCGCTGTCTCAATGAGTGCTTTTTTGCCGCCGAATATTCTGTCTGCGCAAATGAGTATTTTAGGAGTCATTCTGCTTCTTGGTTCTTTTTACTATGTATATAAATTCATAGAAAAAATTTCAAAGGAGAAGCAGGTAATAGGAAGTATCCTCATTGCTGTAGGTCTTGCCTTAACGATTTTTACCGCTAAGAATATTTTGAAACTAATGCAAACTGCTGAGGAGTCTTCTATTGCTTGGAGATTCTATTTATTGAAAGGCAGTCCGGGCAAAGGCGCGCTAAGCTCTGATAAAGGATACATTGAAAAAGTAAACGAAATTGAAGGGGCACGTAAAGATATTCGAATCATTGGAATCAAAACAGAAACTCTCGAGAAGTTGCAGGGCAACTGGCCTATTGATTGGAAAAAGTATGCAGAGCTTGTAAATGCATTTAAGGGAACTAGCAATATGCTCTTATTCGATATTTTCTTTGTAGACTATAAGCCTGTCCAAAAGGATGCAATGGAGGCGGCACTCAAAGGAACTAATAATGTAATGTTTGACTATTCGATTGAATCGACTGCTGAGTCTAGAAGCTCAGTGATTAATCTTGATTCAAGAATTGAAAAACTACGCCGATTCAAATTGAAGCATGTGAAAGATGAAGATGATCAGGGAGTATCCTGGTTAAGTTTTGCCGTTCCTCCGATTGAGCAAGTAACAGAAAATTCTGCTGGAGTTGGATTTGCGAATATTCGAAAAGAAGAAAGTTCGTCTAATCGTCATATGCCGCTTGTTGCCAAAGTTTACAATCATGGTCCGAATAACGAAACAGAATACTATCCATCGATTGACTTAATTGCAACGGCTCGTTTTCTAGGAGTTGATGTTGTAGAAGATACAGAAGTTGTAATGGGAAAATATGTTAAAATCAAAAACATTCCGAAAAAGATGATTAAAGACAAGAATGGCGAGCATGATATCATGACCATCCCGAATCCAGAAAGAGAAATTGTAATTCCAATAGATATTTACGGGCAAATGGAAATTAACTTTGTAGGCTCTCTTTTTTGCTTTAGAGATGATGATTTATACGACGTAGCTGAATGGGGCAAAGAATATGCTACGCAGTATTCTGATACAATCTTTCTTGTCGCAATGTATTATGCTACCGGTAGAGGTGCTTCAAAGGATACACACCTTTCACCATATGGGGAGATGTCTGGAATTGAGCATCACGCGCATGCGATCAATACGATTTTAAACCAGAGTTTTATGGCTGACTCGCCTGAAGGGGTAAATCTATTTATCTTCTTAATCGTTGCAATAATTATAGGGTTCATTCAACCCAAAGTAAAAACATGGTTTGCTTTTATTTTCATTTTCTTATTTGTTATAGGGTATACAGCAATTAGCCTCGGTTTATTTTCAAAGTTCAATCTGATAATTCCCCTTCCAAGCATAGTCATTGAACAATTAATGGTGTTTGTTGCAATTATTGGATTTAAAATTTTAACAGAAGAAGCAAACGTTAAATACATCCGAAATACTTTTTCCAAATTCGTTTCAAAAGATGTAGTAGATGAGCTTTTGAGACACCCTGAAAAAATAGCACTAGGCGGTGCCAAAAGAGAAATCACAATTTTCTTTTCAGATATTAGAGGTTTCACCACATTATCCGAAGCTCTAAGTCCAGAAGAGCTTGTAAAATTATTAAACGAATATCTTTCTACTATGACAGAGATAATCATTGAGTGTAAAGGAACCATTGATAAATACATGGGTGACGCTATCATGGCATTCTGGGGCGCGCCGGTTGACTTAGAGGATCATGCGTATTATGCGTGCGTTGCTTCGCTCATTCAAATGGATAAATTAGCGCAATTGCAAGCTAGCTGGAAGCAGAGAAATCTACCTTCCATTGATATAGGGATTGGTTTGAACACTGGATCTGCTGTTGTGGGTAATATGGGTAGTTCGCAGCGAATGGATTACACTTGTATGGGTGATACGATTAATTTAGGTTCACGCTTGGAAGGTTCTAATAAGACTTACGGGACAAATATTATTATTTCGGAATATACATTTGAGAGAGTTAAAGACCGAGTATACGCAAGAGAATTAGATTTAGTGCAAGTAAAAGGAAAAACTCATCCTGTAAGAATTTATGAGCTAATAGGTTTAATCGATGATGAAGATATTAAAAAAGTTACAAAGCCGCTGGTTATTTCCTGA
- a CDS encoding tryptophan synthase subunit alpha produces MGSLKECFENKKNRSNFIPYISLGDPEYALSVEWAKALIDGGADILELGIPFSDPTADGPVIQKSYMRALAKGFSMDKVLETTKQIHAYKPNIPLVYLTYLNPVISYGEEKFFKKAYLAGIRGIVIPDLPVDAKDSAYVLEKARASEIDIIHLITPASSKERIEQIKKVASGFIYYVTSYGVTGERANFAQDLKMRIEMVRKSLKLPICAGFGISLPEQAKSISAYSDGIIIGSAIQRIIEEKSSHVDACAKALHEYAKEIARAVH; encoded by the coding sequence ATGGGAAGCTTAAAAGAATGCTTTGAGAACAAAAAGAATCGCAGTAATTTTATTCCTTACATCTCGCTAGGTGATCCGGAGTATGCGCTATCTGTCGAATGGGCGAAGGCACTCATTGACGGAGGAGCAGATATTTTAGAATTAGGAATTCCCTTCTCTGATCCTACCGCTGACGGTCCTGTGATTCAGAAGTCTTATATGCGAGCCCTTGCAAAAGGTTTTTCGATGGATAAAGTTCTAGAGACTACGAAACAGATTCATGCGTATAAGCCGAATATACCTCTTGTATATCTAACTTATTTGAATCCTGTGATTTCCTATGGAGAAGAAAAGTTTTTTAAAAAAGCTTACTTGGCAGGAATAAGAGGAATTGTTATTCCGGATTTACCTGTAGATGCAAAAGATTCCGCCTATGTGCTTGAGAAAGCGAGAGCTAGCGAAATTGACATTATTCATTTGATTACGCCTGCAAGTTCTAAAGAGAGAATTGAGCAAATAAAAAAAGTAGCTTCTGGATTCATCTACTATGTGACGTCTTATGGTGTTACAGGAGAAAGGGCGAACTTTGCGCAGGATTTAAAGATGAGAATTGAAATGGTTCGCAAATCTTTAAAGCTGCCTATTTGTGCGGGATTTGGAATTTCTTTACCGGAACAAGCAAAATCAATCTCTGCTTATTCTGATGGAATCATTATAGGTTCCGCAATTCAAAGAATCATTGAGGAAAAATCCTCTCATGTAGATGCCTGTGCGAAGGCATTGCATGAATATGCAAAAGAAATTGCTAGGGCTGTTCATTAA
- a CDS encoding 1-deoxy-D-xylulose-5-phosphate synthase, producing MSFKYLDKINDPTDLRKISKEELEIVCSEIRTYIIDTLASVGGHFASNLGVVELTVALHYVFDTPIDRLIWDVGHQTYPHKILTGRRESLKTVRKYGGISGFPKREESNYDLYNTGHAGTSISQVLGEAVSRDLLHKNYNCIAVIGDASIATGMALEALNHGGHIKPNCLVVLNDNYMSISKNVGSISNYLNNIITSTFFNQWKKVYYTILKWLPLIGPALVSVSRRLEKGFKDFLVPGALFEDLGFHYIGPIDGHDIQNLVTVLEKVKKMEGPLLLHVITQKGKGYIPAENDPIKYHGVTPFNIEDGAMNVDSKIGYSKIIGECLIRMTTKNPAVVAVTPAMIEGSGLKNYSIKFPENTFDVGIAEQHSVAFAGALLGGGVIPFMCIYSTFLTRALDQMVEDISLMNLPVRFVIDRAGCVGADGETHQGLFDLGYLCSLPNMSILAPSSAQDLIDSMFFMEDYTKGPIAIRFPKASESADNINYTKRNSLTEGRLRVLNEGKDVTIISVGSMLDTAKKTQQILEKSNISTGMIDLFWIRPLDVEGLTSIISNSKHFVILDESYLDAGVSGYVLNRIHPMYLNRYIKTFAFPPDIITHGEKSEIFKHYHLDENSIAAEIISFLKN from the coding sequence ATGAGTTTTAAGTATTTAGATAAAATTAATGATCCAACTGACCTACGAAAAATTTCTAAAGAAGAGTTAGAAATAGTTTGTTCTGAAATTCGCACTTATATCATTGATACACTTGCGAGCGTTGGAGGTCATTTCGCTAGTAACCTCGGAGTTGTTGAGCTAACAGTTGCACTGCACTATGTATTTGACACGCCTATAGATCGTTTGATATGGGATGTGGGTCATCAGACTTATCCGCATAAAATTCTAACGGGTAGAAGAGAATCTCTTAAAACTGTTAGAAAATACGGAGGAATATCTGGATTTCCGAAAAGAGAAGAGTCAAATTATGATTTATACAACACCGGACATGCAGGGACTTCTATCTCGCAGGTTCTAGGAGAAGCGGTTTCTCGTGATTTGCTGCATAAAAATTATAATTGTATAGCAGTCATTGGAGATGCGTCAATTGCAACAGGTATGGCACTGGAAGCACTAAATCATGGGGGGCATATAAAGCCGAATTGTTTGGTTGTTTTAAATGACAATTATATGTCTATCTCTAAAAATGTTGGATCTATTTCAAATTATTTAAACAATATAATCACTTCCACTTTTTTCAATCAATGGAAAAAAGTATATTACACTATTCTAAAATGGTTACCACTCATAGGTCCTGCACTTGTTAGTGTATCGCGAAGATTAGAAAAAGGTTTCAAAGACTTCCTTGTTCCAGGCGCCCTGTTTGAAGATTTAGGTTTTCATTATATAGGTCCAATTGATGGACATGATATTCAAAATCTAGTTACCGTTTTAGAAAAGGTTAAAAAAATGGAAGGACCTTTGTTACTCCATGTAATCACTCAAAAGGGTAAGGGCTATATACCGGCAGAAAATGATCCAATCAAATACCACGGAGTAACGCCGTTTAATATTGAAGATGGAGCGATGAACGTAGATTCGAAAATTGGATATAGTAAAATCATTGGTGAATGTTTGATTCGTATGACTACAAAGAATCCTGCTGTTGTAGCAGTAACTCCTGCGATGATAGAAGGAAGCGGATTAAAAAATTACTCGATAAAATTTCCAGAAAATACCTTTGATGTAGGAATCGCGGAGCAACATTCAGTAGCCTTTGCCGGTGCTTTGTTAGGAGGCGGGGTAATACCGTTTATGTGTATTTATTCTACTTTTCTGACTCGTGCCTTGGACCAAATGGTTGAAGATATTTCCCTAATGAATCTGCCTGTTCGTTTTGTAATTGATAGAGCAGGGTGTGTTGGGGCGGATGGAGAGACGCATCAAGGACTTTTTGATTTGGGATATCTTTGTAGTCTTCCTAATATGAGTATTCTAGCTCCTTCTAGTGCTCAGGATTTAATTGACTCCATGTTTTTCATGGAAGACTATACGAAGGGACCTATTGCAATTCGTTTTCCCAAAGCGAGCGAGTCAGCGGATAATATAAATTATACCAAACGAAATAGTTTGACGGAAGGAAGACTAAGAGTTCTAAATGAAGGCAAAGATGTCACAATTATTTCTGTCGGATCTATGCTAGATACGGCAAAGAAAACTCAACAAATATTAGAAAAGTCTAATATTTCCACTGGCATGATAGACTTATTTTGGATTCGTCCACTGGATGTAGAAGGGCTAACAAGCATTATATCCAATTCAAAACATTTCGTGATTCTAGATGAAAGTTATTTAGATGCCGGTGTATCAGGTTATGTCTTAAACAGAATTCATCCAATGTATTTGAATCGATACATAAAGACGTTTGCATTTCCACCTGACATAATCACCCACGGAGAAAAGAGTGAAATTTTTAAACACTATCATCTAGATGAGAATTCAATCGCCGCTGAAATTATTTCTTTTCTCAAAAATTAA